The Bacteroidota bacterium genome contains the following window.
AAAATTCTAAACTTATAATAATTAATGGTGTTTCTAAAGCTTATGCAATGACAGGCTTTAGAATTGGCTGGGCAGTTGGCAATAAAACTCTTATAGAAATAATGGCAAACATTCAAGGACATCAAACATCAGGTCCTTCAATTTTGTTACAAAAAGCAGCAATTGGAGCAATCAATGGAATTCAATCAGGAATCCAAAGTTTAAGAGCTACTTTAGAAAATAATCGTAAAATTTTAGTAGCACAACTCAAAGCATTTGATGGTGTTCACTTACTTCCTCCTGATGGCACATTTTATACTTTTGCCGATTTTAGAGCATACGACAAAGATTCAACAAGATTATCAAAATTTATTCTTGATAAAGTAAGTGTACTCACAATGCCGGGAGTAGAATTTGGCATGGAAGGTTACTTGAGAATTTCATTCTGTGGTTCCATAACTGATATTCTTGAAGGAATTGAAAGAATGAAATGGGCAATAGATCCAAATTCTCCAAATGAACTTTATATCGGAGAAAGAAAACTTGTAAGAGACTGGAACTAACAAATTCTTCAATCTCAAAAATTAAATTACAAAAAAGACAGTTAAAATGAAATATTTAGAATTTAATACACCGGCAATAAAGCATGCAAACACATTAAAATCAGATTTTGGTTTAGAAAATCATGGATTAGTTCATCTTGATACTATTTATTGGAACCTACCAACACCCGCATTAGTTGAAGAAGCTGTATTTCGCGGAGAAGGACGATTAGTAAATGGTGGAGCATTACATATATTTACAGGAAAATGGACTGCTAGAGCTGCCAATGACAAATACTTTGTAAAAGAATCAAGTACAGAAGATAAAATAGACTGGGGAGAATATAACAGACCCATGACAGCTGAAAAATTTAATGGATTATTTTCAAGATTGCAATCATATTGGCAAGGTGAAGAATTATTTGTTCAAGATACTTATGCAGGAGCCAATCCTGAATATCGTCTTCCTGTAAGAGTTATTTCCGATAAAGCATGGGCTGCTCATTTTGCAAGAAATATGCTACTCGTTGAAAAAGATCTTGCAAGTCTAAAACAATATGTACCTGACTTTACTATTATGGTTGCCCCAAAATTCAAAGTTGATCCAAGAATCGATGGTACATTAAGTGAAACAGCTATTGTTATTAATTTTGAACAACGACTTGCCATTGTTGCTAACTCTGAATATGCTGGTGAAATTAAAAAAACAATTTTTACGATAATGAATTATCTTATGCCTTTACAAGATGTAATGTCTATGCATTGCTCGGCAAATGTCGGCAAAGATAAAGATGTAGCATTATTTTTCGGATTAAGTGGTACAGGTAAAACTACTCTTTCGGCTGACCCAAAACGTAGTTTAATAGGTGATGACGAACATGGATGGAGTGATGATTCGGTTTTTAATTACGAAGCAGGTTGTTACGCAAAAGCAATTCGCCTTAGTGAAGAAGCAGAGCCTGAAATTCATGCATGTACATATAAATTTGGAACAATTCTCGAGAATGTTATTTATGACGAAGCATCTCGTCAAATTGACCTTGATGATGAAAAAATTACGGAAAACACTCGTTTATCTTATCCTTTAGAATTTATTCCAAATTCTGTATCTGATAAAATGGTGAAATCCCAACCCAGTAATATTATATTTTTAACAGCCGATGCACAGGGTGTTATGCCTCCTATTGCAAAGCTTTCTATGAATCAGGCTATTTATCATTTTATTAGCGGATATACTTCAAAAATTGCAGGAACAGAACTTGGATTAGGCATTGAGCCAAAAATTACTTTTAGTGCTTGCTTTGGTGCTCCGTTTATGGTTCACCATCCTTATTTTTATGCTAATTTATTACGTAACAAAGCTGAAAAATCAGGTGCTCATATTTGGTTAGTAAATACCGGATGGGTAGGCGGAAAATTTGGTGTAGGTAAACGTATTTCTATCAAACATACTCGTGCTATGCTTAACGCTGCTTTAGAGGGAAAACTCAATGAAGTCGAATACAGAAAAGATAAGTTATTTGGCTTTGATATTCCTCTTTCATGCCCGGGTGTTCCCGAAGATGTTTTTAAACCATCAAATGCATGGGGCGATAAAGATGATTACTGGAAAAAATATGATGCTTTAGTTTCAAGATATATTGAAAACTTTAAACTTTTTGCCGACTATGTACCAGATGAGGTTAAAAGAGAAGGTCCTAAGAGATTGAAGGATGTGATGTGAGAAGAAGTGCCTTGAGTACTTATGAGTTAAAAACTAAAAGTGAAGTGT
Protein-coding sequences here:
- the pckA gene encoding phosphoenolpyruvate carboxykinase (ATP), which gives rise to MKYLEFNTPAIKHANTLKSDFGLENHGLVHLDTIYWNLPTPALVEEAVFRGEGRLVNGGALHIFTGKWTARAANDKYFVKESSTEDKIDWGEYNRPMTAEKFNGLFSRLQSYWQGEELFVQDTYAGANPEYRLPVRVISDKAWAAHFARNMLLVEKDLASLKQYVPDFTIMVAPKFKVDPRIDGTLSETAIVINFEQRLAIVANSEYAGEIKKTIFTIMNYLMPLQDVMSMHCSANVGKDKDVALFFGLSGTGKTTLSADPKRSLIGDDEHGWSDDSVFNYEAGCYAKAIRLSEEAEPEIHACTYKFGTILENVIYDEASRQIDLDDEKITENTRLSYPLEFIPNSVSDKMVKSQPSNIIFLTADAQGVMPPIAKLSMNQAIYHFISGYTSKIAGTELGLGIEPKITFSACFGAPFMVHHPYFYANLLRNKAEKSGAHIWLVNTGWVGGKFGVGKRISIKHTRAMLNAALEGKLNEVEYRKDKLFGFDIPLSCPGVPEDVFKPSNAWGDKDDYWKKYDALVSRYIENFKLFADYVPDEVKREGPKRLKDVM